The Gaiellales bacterium genome segment CGTCGACCTCGTCCACGCCCACTACCTGCTCCCGTACGGCTACTGGGCGGCCGAGGCGGGCATCCACCCGCTCGTCATGAGCCCCTGGAACACCGACATCTTCACGTACGGGCGCGACAACCCCCGGGGCCGCAAGCGCGTCCGCGCGGCGGTGGCCGCCGGCGACGACTACGTCGTGAGCTCGATCGGGAACGCCGACGAGACCGTCCGCCTCGGCGCCGACCCCGACCGCGTCCACCGGATCGTCTGGTACGTCGACCTGCGCCCGTTCGGCCCGGAGCACCGCACGCCGGGCCTGGCCGCCCGCCACGGCTGGCCGGACGACTCGCTGGTCATCCTCTCCCTGCGCAACTACCGCCCGAACACGAACCTCGACGTGCTCCTGCGCGCGTTCGACCGGGTGTCGAAGGAGGAGCCGCGGGTGCGCCTCATCATGGCCGCCCGGGGCGGCTGGATCCGCGACGAGATCGAGGCCGTCCTGGACGAGCTCGAGCTGCGCGACCGGGTCGCCCAGATGTTCGCGGCCCCGGACGAGCTGGCCGAGCTCTGCGCCTCGTCGGACATCGGCATCTCGATCGCCTCGACCGATGCCACGCCCGCCTCGATGATCGAGTCGATGGCCTCGGGGCTGCCGATGGTGATGGGCGACGCGATCACGATCGACGAGTGGATCACGCCCGGCGAGGGCGGCGAGGTGGTCGACTGCCGCGACGAGGACGCCGTCACCGAGGCCCTCCTGAAGCTCGTGCGCGATCCCGACCTGCGGGCCCGCTACGGCGAGCGCAACATCCGCGTGACCCGGGAGCGGCTGGCACCACCCGGGCCGGCGCTGGTCGACCTCTACCGCGACATGCTCGCCCGCCGATGAGGGTGCTCTGCCTGGGCATGGACGGCGCCGACTACGGCCTCGTCGGCGAGCTGCTCGAGCAGGACCGCCTGCCCACGCTCAGGGGGATCATCCGCGACGGCGCCTACGGGCCGCTGCGCTCGACCGTGCCCGCCGCGACGCCGACGGCCTGGTCGTCGTTCCTGACCGGCCTGAACCCCGCCCGGCACGGCATCTTCAACTTCTCGACGAACGCCAACCGGGCGCCCTCGCGCCTGGAGAGCGCGCGCAGCCGCTCCGGCGTGCCGCTGTGGCGCACGCTCGGCGCGGCCGGCGTGCGCTCCGCCTTCGTCACGGTGCCGTTCACCTACCCGGCCGAGGAGGTGGACGGGATCATCGTGTCCGGGTACGGGGGCCCGCCCGAGCCCCAGATCGTGCCCGCCTCGGCGGCGGCCGCGATCCACGCCCGCCACCCCGGCCTCGTCACCGCCCACCACCCGATGCGTGAGCGCTGGTGGGAGGACTTCGACCGCTACGCGCGGCTGCTGGTCGACCACGTCGGCGAGATCGAGTCGGTGTGCGAGCAGTGCTTCGAGCTCGAGCCCGACCTGGGCGTGCTCGTCGTCGACTTCATGAGCACCGACTTCGCCGGGCATCTCGGCTACGCCCGGCTCGACCCAAAGCACCCGGCCCACGACGCCGCCGACGCGGGCGACGAGCTCGTCCAGGTGTACGAGGCGGTCGACGCCGCCTGCGGGCGCCTGATCGACGCGGCCCGGGAGCGGTTCGGCGAGGAGCCGACCGTGCTCATGATGTCCGACCACGGCATGAAGCCGATGTACTGGGTCTTCCACCTCAACCGCTGGCTCGAGGAGCACGGCTACCTGCGCTACCGCGCGCGCTCGCTGCAGCGGACGAAGGGCACGCGCCTGCGCTCGCTGGCGGGCGTCGACCAGCGCCTGGCCCGCACGTCGGGGCTCTACACCCGGATCGCCGACGCGAACCCGCTCGTCCCGCGGACGGCCGCCGACCGCGCCTTCGCCGACATCGACTTCCCCCGCACCCGCGCCTACTCGTTCGCGACCGGCGGCCAGGTGTACCTGGGCGAGTCGAGCGGCGCGTCCGCCGATCCGGCGCTGGCCGAGCGGATCGCGACCGAGCTCGAGGCCGAGCGCCATCCCGAGACCGGCGAGCAGCTCCTGCGCGTCCTGCGCAAGCCCGACATCTACCACGGCCCCCACCTCGACCGCGCCCCCGACCTGATCGTGCTCTCGATCGACGAGCGCATCCACGTCGACTCCCTGCGCCGCAGCGGCACTCCCGCGATCGAGGTGCACGACACGCTCGACCCCGAGAACGCCTACGGCTACTCGGGCCACCACGGCATCGACGGCATCCTGGGCGCGCGCGGCCCCGGGATCCGCCCCGGCAGCGTGCCGGAGGGGTCGGGGATCGTCCAGATGGCCGCCACGATTCTGCGCCTGCACGGCATCGAGGCCGACGGCCTCGACGGCGCCCCGATCGACGCGATCCTGGCCCGGGAGGGCGACGCCGTGCACGTCGCCGCCCAGGCGACGGACGGGAGCGACGAGGGCGTCTACAGC includes the following:
- a CDS encoding glycosyltransferase family 4 protein, with amino-acid sequence MASGNGDRPLRVLGVGNGRSIIFLRWAWRVAELGHDVHIVSDTFTDRAEELEGITAHRVQELELATRLKGVRRMRFAPAIRNLARRLDVDLVHAHYLLPYGYWAAEAGIHPLVMSPWNTDIFTYGRDNPRGRKRVRAAVAAGDDYVVSSIGNADETVRLGADPDRVHRIVWYVDLRPFGPEHRTPGLAARHGWPDDSLVILSLRNYRPNTNLDVLLRAFDRVSKEEPRVRLIMAARGGWIRDEIEAVLDELELRDRVAQMFAAPDELAELCASSDIGISIASTDATPASMIESMASGLPMVMGDAITIDEWITPGEGGEVVDCRDEDAVTEALLKLVRDPDLRARYGERNIRVTRERLAPPGPALVDLYRDMLARR
- a CDS encoding alkaline phosphatase family protein, which translates into the protein MRVLCLGMDGADYGLVGELLEQDRLPTLRGIIRDGAYGPLRSTVPAATPTAWSSFLTGLNPARHGIFNFSTNANRAPSRLESARSRSGVPLWRTLGAAGVRSAFVTVPFTYPAEEVDGIIVSGYGGPPEPQIVPASAAAAIHARHPGLVTAHHPMRERWWEDFDRYARLLVDHVGEIESVCEQCFELEPDLGVLVVDFMSTDFAGHLGYARLDPKHPAHDAADAGDELVQVYEAVDAACGRLIDAARERFGEEPTVLMMSDHGMKPMYWVFHLNRWLEEHGYLRYRARSLQRTKGTRLRSLAGVDQRLARTSGLYTRIADANPLVPRTAADRAFADIDFPRTRAYSFATGGQVYLGESSGASADPALAERIATELEAERHPETGEQLLRVLRKPDIYHGPHLDRAPDLIVLSIDERIHVDSLRRSGTPAIEVHDTLDPENAYGYSGHHGIDGILGARGPGIRPGSVPEGSGIVQMAATILRLHGIEADGLDGAPIDAILAREGDAVHVAAQATDGSDEGVYSADEEAGILERLRDLGYE